Within the Paenibacillus sp. AN1007 genome, the region GGCTGTCAATTGATATTTTGATCCCATACAGCAGCTTCCTTTTCCAGCTCTTTTCTTACGCTTTCAGTACAACTACCCCTTATCTGACACGGCTTTATGCCCAAGCCAGCTTTTGAGCAGCAGCGTAGCCAAGGCCAGGATTAACAATAGCGAGGCCACAGCAAAGGAAGCTGAAAATTGATATTCGTTATACAGAATTTCAACGTGCAGCGGCAGGGTGTTCGTTTCTCCGCGAATGTGTCCAGACACTACAGATACAGCTCCGAATTCACCCATGGCACGCGCGTTACACAAGATGATGCCGTACAGAAGTCCCCATTTAATGTTGGGTAACGTCACGCTCCAGAAGATGCGCCACCCGGAGGCGCCAAGCGTCACAGCCGCTTCTTCTTCCCGAGTTCCTTGATCCTCCATGAGCGGAATCAGTTCTCTCGCCACGAAAGGAAAGGTAATAAACAATGTCGCAATCACAATGCCCGGCAGCGCAAAAATAATTTTGATATCATGCTCGGCCAGCCATGGGCCAAACCATCCGTTTGAGCCAAACACCAGAACAAAGATCAAACCGCCAACGAC harbors:
- the cysW gene encoding sulfate ABC transporter permease subunit CysW is translated as MASSVPLGPVPPVKTGRSTNCATTEAAWVKWLLIGLASLVLIWLLILPLVIVLMEALKQGWGVYMAALTEPDALSALKLTLLVAAITVPLNTIFGVAAAWVITKFQFKGKGLLITLIDLPFSISPVVGGLIFVLVFGSNGWFGPWLAEHDIKIIFALPGIVIATLFITFPFVARELIPLMEDQGTREEEAAVTLGASGWRIFWSVTLPNIKWGLLYGIILCNARAMGEFGAVSVVSGHIRGETNTLPLHVEILYNEYQFSASFAVASLLLILALATLLLKSWLGHKAVSDKG